agtttggggtcagtaagatttttattaaaaaaaaaaaatatatatatatatatatatatatttatttatttatttatacttttaatcaacaaggacacattaaatttatcaaaattgACAAACAcctttactaaataaataaataacgtaatgaaatgctgttaaaaacattaagcagcacaacagttttcaacactgattgTAATCATAAATGTAatcatatttaacaatattactgttttactgtattttggtaaaatatgtGCAGCTTTGGTGAGTATAAAAGACTACTTTCATAAACATTAGAAAAATCTTAACCCCACACTTatgaatggtagtgtgtataaaaagaatattatataaataataaacatattcaacatattttaatgttttttttttaatttgacacatttTGATAGTGTTTAAAATTACAACTTATATAACATGTTTTATAACATgtataaaatactatataatattaattatattattattgttatttatgcTACCAGCcaaaggttttgaacagtaagatttttaatgttactataGACTATAGACATTCATCcttttaaactgatcaaaagttatgataaagacaATTGTAATGTAacaaaggtttctatttcagataaattatgttcttctcaactttctattcatcaaagaaacctgaaaaaaaatctacttggctgttttcataataataataataataaatgcttatcagaatattagaatgatttctgaaagatcatgtgactggagtaatgatgcttaaattaagctttgaaataaccagaataaattacattttaaaatatattcaaatagaattaagtaaaaatatttcaaactgttCTTGCTGTCAatgaaggcttggtgagcagaagacacttctttaaaaaacattaaaaatcttactgttcaaagatgtttgactggtagtgtataagaTTGTGTTCATGTTTTAAAGTGGGCCAAACCAACTTACAACATACAACGTTGAGTGCTGAAGTGACACCAaagataataaaatgaaataataataataataataataataataaatctgtcaGAATAACATAAAGTGATATTGAGAACATCTATAAAGtggtaatcaataaaaaaacaatattctcAAGAAAAAATGAAGATAAAGAGTTACACTATTTAAAGTTTATGTAATTGTGATAGTGTGATGATTTCCAACCAAtatgattataaaatgattgGGACAATAAATGTACTGCATAACAAGAATGgcatataattttagtttttaagtaTGCAAATATTTCGAATATTTAGTAGTTTCTCTGAAACGGGATCCACCAAAGCAACACTTACTCGAAATGCGCATCACTTGCCATTAGCACACTGATGCACTCCAAACTTCCCGCTCTGGCTGCTTTATGCATGGGTGTCTCTCCATTCGCATCctaaagaaaatcaaacaagtTGAAACCCAAAATGTGAAAAGGCTGGGCATAGAGATTAACTGACAGGAATATCATGATCAACAACAAAAACCTAAGTAGATACTGCtgatttataatgaataaacaaaGGGTTTTAGAGACTTTGTACCTGCTGGTTTGCATCAGCACCGGTTTGCAACAGCCAAAGCAAGCAGAAAGCCTGGCCTCCGCATGCCGCGAAATGCGCAGGAGACTGTCCGGAAACATCCAAACCTCCATTCACCGCAAACCCGCTTTCAAAAAGATTACTCATGCAGTCCAGCTAAATGGATatgcaataaaacacaaacaacatttGAATAAAGACTTATACGTTTTGAAGCGTGTAATGACAAACAGAATTACTTTCGTTTTTTTCTACTTGGTTAAacataatgcttttttttataccCATAAtagtataaattaattaaattgactTACCGACTCTGCCTCAAGCAAAAACATAGCTGATGTCTGGATAATTTCACAAAGAACAATGCCGTGTAAAAGTTTCACTGGACGTGACAGTCACCACGCTGTTGATCAACACTGTCCCGTAATCAAACAAGATCCATATACCACAAAAAAGCAGAAGTACAAATGCTATTTAGACCACGTGGCTCTAGGATAGTGACCAATCAGGATCAAGAACGGGCAGTCATTAACACGTGACTCTACATCTATCCTCCTACGGCTTGCGAACAAGCTGTGCAGTTCCACACGTACGCACTTCACACTCAGATACTCCACTTTAATTAGTACGTTTAATAAAGAAACTGTTTACATTATGGTCTTCCGAAGAATGTCGAATTGGTCATTTGAAGTTGAAATGGGTTGGTCAGAgataaattaattgttttgttttgttgttgatggTTATTTGGTATCTATAACGTCTCAAATTATGTTAACACTCTTTTCTTTGCTGCAGAATTATGCTCTGTTACAAATGAAgtatgaagaaaacaaaactgaaaaggtAATGTGGTGAATAATATACAgcgtaaataaataataaccaaTGTAATACCAgtaaaccaaaatataaatgtgGCACAGTTTTGCGTTGTCCTTTATTTGGTCATGTACAAGtgcaaatattttgcaatagcctattataaatttattttagttgcaGAGGGTGGCAAGTGGATTGGGATGGTGGACTTGCAAGTCTGGCCTTGCATGGTGTGAGGATGATGGATCTGCCACGCCACTTGTGCCATGCGCGCATGAAAGAGGCTTTGAGAGAATGTTATGTGCTGCACGCCCACAATCTAGCAGAATGCCAGCCTTTAAGAATGAGttggcagcagcagcagtaaaCATGTACAGTGGTCACGTACTGCATTAGGCTATAACATGACAGACAAAGGCAATGCTTGTTTAACAGCTTTAGTGATATTACAAAGCAGGTCATGACAGTGTAAGCCCAAATGGTTAGAGATGGTTGATTTGTCACTGACATAAATAAATGCGTCATAAGCAGTTTagttcaaaacaaaatattatgtgCAAAATCAAAGAGTTTTGCatgtacactactagtcaaaagtttttgaactgtaagatttttaatgtttttttttttttaattctcttttgctcaccaagcctgcatttatttgatccaaaatacagcaaaataagtaatattgtgaaatatttttactatttaaaataactgctttttattttaaaatgtaatttattcctgtgatcagagctatttttatttttatttattattccagtcttcactgtcacctgatccttcagaaataattctaatatgctgatttgctgttcaagaaacatttatttatttatttattattattattattattattatcaatatttaaaccagttgagtacatttttttcaggatgttttgatggatagaaagatcCACAGGTCAGcatttatccaaaataaaaagcttttgtaacattatatactataccattcaaaagcatgcagtcagtataattttattttactttatttatgggaaagaaattctagaaattaatacctttatttagcaaggatgctttaaatttaccaaatatgatgataaagacatttataatgttataaaagatttctatttcagataaatgctgttcttctgggttttttatttatcaaagaaacctgaaaaaatctattcagctgttttcataataataataataataatgataaatgttttttgagtaaatcagaatattagaatgatttctaaaggatcgtgtaaatggagtaatgatgctaaaaattaaattgaaatcacaggaataaattacattttaaaatatattaaaatagaaaacattttaaatagttactgtttttgctgtactttggatcttactgttcaaaaacttttgactggtagtgtatgtctaattgtttttgttgtttttttcttttttttatgtatacctttacactgatttttatgtttaaattttGACCTTTCTTAGAGACATTCTCTTAGGCcccaaatggaaaaaaaaaagcttttgaaaatgtaaaaatgcagaacGTTTTCTGTGAGggacagaaaatacagtttgtacagtataaaatcCATTATGcttatggaatgtccccataatgATAAGAataccagtgtgtgtgtgtgtgtgtttgtgtgtgtgtaacgttacttgtttttgctacattgtggggaccaaatgtccccacaaggatagtaaaacctgaagtttttgacattgtggtgactggcctgcggtccccacaatgttaaaaaaattattaaaaatagtaaatgatgtttatctaaaagtgtaatgatgcaaatatgttttctgtaaggggtaagtttagggttagggttgggttaggggatagacaatatcgtttggtcagtataaaaactatagaagtctatggaaagcccccacaattcacaaaaacaaacgtgtgtgtgtgtgtaaatacattataaaatgataaataaattacttacaTTCCAATATATCAGACAAAGAACTGAGGAGAAACAAATATAGAAGACTCTCTTCTCTTTCTGATGCGGCGCGAAACTATTTGCGGAAATGACGTCACCTAGTTACAGTAGCTAACGAACCCACACACTCTTCTCTGTGCAGTGAGGTGGACAGCTGAAAGAGGCTGTTTTAGCTCTTATCTTCAGCCTTTATGTTTCTGAACAGCGTTTGGAGATATACAGCGAAATAAAATGAAGTACGTCAGCTTTGTGTTTTGGAGATTTTGCCTGTCAATGACGCAGTCCCGCATGTTTTGAAGCGAATGTCAAAAGGTAGGCACTGCTAACTACATTAGCTGTATGAGTTTGCGTTGGCGTGCTTAGGTTTTGCATATGTACACAAGTTTATGGTATAATTTCTAATAAgataaaatatgcatattaaaCGTAGCAGAGCTTGCCAGTCTGTTAAACGTGAATATATGTGGCAGGGTTGCTAAACAgcgtttctaaaaaaaaaggcttGTTAAAGCTTTTGTCATAGAAACTAGTCCCTTGTGTGTTTATTATGAACATGTACACTGCTCTCACCTGTTTTGTAAGTGTTAATTGAGGTTTTTCCTGATCTCCagtgtatttatgtttttattcatgtcAGGAAATTATAGAGATGCACTGATAATCGGTTTTAACAGTGAAATATTTCTACTCAATCGGTTATCAGTCCCTTAATATAATAACTGCAgcttctttttcatttttcttttaggtTCCACTAATCAAGGTAATATTTAGAGGACAAACTGCAGACATGTACAGCCCCAAAGAGCTGGAGGGAGAAGTTGATCACTCCTTCTTTGACAGTGACTGTGAAGCTAATGAACCTGGTTCTGAGGATGGGCGGCTCAAAAAACTGAAGGCCACGgaaagacaagatgagaaaACAGGAAAAGAGACACATGTTTCAATGGATCAGATAGGAAATGAAGCTCAAAGTGTAAGGAACAGTAAAGTTGAAGCCAGATTGGAGGATGATTCAAACCAGAGCAGCAGGGGACAAAGTGAAGAGACAGGATATGAAAGAGAGCGACAAAGTAGTGAAGGACTTTTTAAAGGCTCTTCATCACTCCCAAGTGCCAAAAGCTTAGAGACAATAaacaacagccaatcagatgaAGGATCTAGTGTGCATTCATACTCATCTGATGAGGAAAGAGAGCAGGATGATGATTTTAAACTCAGGAAAACCAATAGTAATGTTAACagcgatgatgatgatgatggataCCATCGTAGTGATGATGAAAGTGAGGAAGATGTGAGATCGCCAGTCACGCGATCAACCAAACATAAGGGATTGTCTCATGGAACACCTAAAAAATCTGGAAAATTCCACAAGCTGAGCCGTAGCCGTTCATCATCTTCTGACCCTGAATCCTCCCACAGTAGTGAAGAGAGAAGCTCTTTTCCATCTCAGAAATCACCTCTAAAGCATCAGCGGGTGGGTTCAGCTTATCAGAAAGAGCGACAAAAAGAAATTTTAGAATCTGAAGACACGGTTACTGATGTGACCCCTCTTTCGACGCCAAATGTTAGTCCTTCCCAGTCCATTGATTTGGTTCTGCCCTCAAAACCTCTGGCAGCAGATGTTCAAAAGCAACAACAGCCTAGTGTTACTGAGAAGATGGTTGTGAATGATATTTCGGATGGCAGTATAAGTTCTGAAGGAGAGGATGGACCAGGTTTGTGCCAtgatttaagatgtttttgttgttgttctggcTATTTCTTACaagtctctttctctcccttgCAGAGTTTTTAAAAGTAGAGAAACAGTTAAACAGAGTACTCATGGTCTCCAGTCCTAGCAGTGTTAGCAGCAGCCGTAAGAACTATTCCTTCACAAATGAAGAGGTACGGGAGATCGACCGGGAGAACCAGCGGTTACTACGTGAACTGTCTCGGTCATCAGCCCGTTCACCAAGGGGCAGCTCCGCCTGCTCCAAAATCAGTAGTCACAGGAGTAGTGCACCACCCATACGCCTATACCACAGCGCCCTCAACAGACAGCGAGAGCAAGAGCGAATTCAGAAGGAAAACCTGGTCAGTGTCAGTCTTTTATTTAATGCAACAAGAAAATATTCTCTCTCTCCAATAGAGGGAGCTGTTTCCTATCTTTTCAGCTAACATTAGATTAGAGCAGCTTCTATTGTAAGAGAGAAACTTTAATTATTTGTCAGCCTCAGTccatcattcaaaagtttgccgttttttaaagtatactttgttcagcaaggatgcactcATTTGGTtcctaatgtcgttccaaacctgtaggactttcgttcatcttctgcacacaaattaagatatttttgatgaagtccgaaaactttctgaccctacatagacagcaatgcaactaccacattcaaggcccagaaaggtagtaaggacatcattaaaacagtccatgtgacattagtggttcaaccttaattttatgaagctacaagaatactttttgtgcacaaagaaaacagaaataatgactttattcaacaatttctatTCTTTTGTGTCTTGAACACACGTTCATGGAAGTACCATGACACATGGTGGTTGTTTTGctttcagggtcagaaagctctcggatttcatcaaaaatatgtgaccctgaaccacaaaaccagtcttaagtagcacgggtatatttgtagcaatagccaacaatatattgtatgggtcaaaatgatttttacttttatccCAAGAatcgttaggatattaagtaaagctcatgttccatgaagatgtaaatttcctaccgtaaatatgtcaaaacttaaatttttcttagtaatatgcattgctaagaacttaatttggacaattttaagctgattttctctatattttaatttttttgaaccctcagattccagattttcaaatagttgtacctctgcaaaatattgatatattctaacaaaccataaatcaatgactatttattcagcttttagatgatgtataaatcccttatgattggttttgtggttcagggtcacatatcttcttaatttgtgttcccgaaGATGAATGACAGTCTTGCGGGTTttgaacggcatgagggtgagtaattaatgacagaattttcattcttgggtaaactagccctttaaaattaataataagaaatgtttcttcatgACAAAATCAGCAaagtaaaatgatttctaaaggttCATGTACGCTGAATactaatggctgctgaaaattctgctttgccatcacaggaattaattacattaattactttaattgcataaatgcaaccttggtgagcataagagacttcaaaaaaaaaaaaaaaatcctaccaCCCCTTGACTTTtgaatgtttagatttttgcatGTTGGGATTCCGTTCTTCTACTCAGATGCTACTCATCAGcagatgtttttgtttctttgttccTCTTTGATATTATTCATTGATGTAATAGTGTTCTGACGGAGTGTTTAATTTAGTATTCtgtgaaagtgtgtgtgcatgGGATAGGGGGCGCTGTCATCCACAGCCAGTGAAAGTAGAGGGACAGTTACCACATGACTGAGACGAGAAGAGACAGGTGGAAGCAGATTTGCGCACATGTTGGACTTGACATTACACTGGATTCACCCCCTAGCTTCAGTGATAGAGAACGTATTACGCAAActcctttcctttttttcccttgcaataaaagtcatttaaagggatactgtagttttcccaaaaatacattttctcctatcatttactcattcttccaaacttgtatgattttcttCTGACGTTTCATAGTATCTTTGTGTTGTTCAGTGAACTTGCCATCTGCTATAGCTCACAGATCTCAAATGTTCGTTTTGAATATTCCCAAATTTTTTAGAGTGAGTACATAGTCAGGATCTCTCTGCTAACCTTTTAATATCCTGTGGCTTTTGGAAGAAACAGtatgttgtttgtgttttgtactCTCTGAACCTCTCTTACTCACTGTTCCACATGCAtattctctcactctctctcttttggtCATCCTTACAGACCTCACAAATCCTTAGAAAGTCACACCCTCCTCTCTGTCAGTTTTTAtagaagaaaacagaaaaaaaaagttccctTATTTAGTAGAAGTAGGGATTATAAGATGCATGCACACTGCATGTTCCACTAGGTCTTGTTAGCGTTTTACTGCCTAGCAACTAATGCGGGAACACTAGAACAAGAGTGCAAGACAGTCACTCTCTTTCTTTAAGAGCACTGAGCGAGCTGTCCTCTAACTTCACCTTTACTCTATTTCCAGTCCCAGCTCTTTTCATGGGTTTTGCTTACTGAGAGGTTTCCAAAGGGCTGTTTGTACCGACATACGCAGGCATGACAGCCTGTGACATTCTGATCCTCGTGCACTGGTTATTTTTATTCTCAATGGCTCACTGTGGCTTTTCAGAGTGCATAGTTGTAGACGCACTACTCTCTTGGTTATCTTGTTTGAGGCCAGTTAATATGAGTTCATAGATGTCTGAAAGTTTTTAGATTTGAGAGTAAATCACATAAAATCTGTAAAGAAAATTTTAGTTGGCATATTTCGccctttaataaaacaaaaagatcaaatgttaaaataaaagtcttttttttaggACCATTGTGGTATTTTTCTGAGCACATTTTCTCCTAAATTGACATGTACTGTAATgcgaaaaagtttttttttttattgtaaatgacaagcatttatacatcaaataatcaaataatgaattaaattagatatgaattgctttttttattaaacaaattatttttttgtttgtttgtttttaataaaattaatgaattattattgttgtttttctttttttgtgcaaaatatgtatgtaaaatattctcattaacaatgttctttttctgtcttttgttaACCTCATCTGTTTTTCCAACAGTTTTTTGACCAAGCTAAATAAAGGCTGTCTTGGCCAGCATGCTGATAATAATGCATGTTAATAATTTATGTTGTAATTTAGCATGCTCATATGATGAattcagttcaaaaagtgaatTATGTTTCTGATCTGGCTGTGATTACTGCATAACAGTATCCTCAACCAGTTCATGCACAAataattttagtgaatcaattgatttgttgccagaaatatatttactactgCAGAGGGGTCATTCTTTTGGAAATGTATCttattgtgtgttattttgtaaatatgtgtgATTTCAGGCATTCCTGAAGCGTCTAGAATCTGTGAAGCCCACTCCTGGCATGACCCGAGATGAACAGCTAGCTGATTACCAGCGGCAGTGCCGATACCTGGGAACACACAATACGGATGTTCCACCAGTCAAACTCAAGTCCAGTAAAACATCTGGTACATTCTTACACACAACATACAAATTTAAGCCATAGTTTGTATGAAgcactttaaatgaaaatagtaTGTTCAGTGATCTGCATGTCATCCCTATTTGTGCTATtgacaattaaaatgtatgtcTTATGTAATATGAGGTCAAAAGTTAAACCTTGCagagtctgcaaaatgttaattattttaccaaagtaagaaggatcacacaaaatgcatgctatttttatgtagtactgacctgaataagatatttcccataaaagacatttacatgtagtccacaagagaaaataacagttaaaattataaaaatgactgcattaaaaagtttacatgtgcttgattcttaatgctgtgttgttacctgaatgatccacaggtgtgttttattttgtttagtgatagttgttcatgagtcccttgtttttccTAAATAGTTAAATTGtcctctgttcttcagaaaaatccttcaggtctcacaaattcttggtttttcagcatttttgtgtatttgaacactttctaacaatgactgtatgattttaagatccatcttttgacactgaggacaactaagggttgaaacgctcactgatgcttcagaaagaaacacaatgcattaagagccagtgggtgaaaacattttgaatttgaagatcagggtaaatttaatttattttgtcttatggGAAACATATTTTCTGTAACTTGTGAAGGggagtactaaatgaaaaaaaaaagaagatatttaggcaaaataagaaaaatgtacacatcttcattctgttcaaaagtttacacccctggctcttaatgcattgcttttCTTTCTGCagcattttataaatttaactattattttctcttgtggactatatgtaaatgtattttatgtgaaatatcttattcaggtaagtactaaataaaaaataacacattttgtatgatccctcttattttgataaaataattaactttttgcagattctgcaaggtgtatgtaaacttttgacttcaactataaCATTCTGAGTCATGTTCTTTAGTATAGCTGGTGATGTTCTTTGCCTGTATGTAATGTGTTAGATCCTttcttttatataatatatgttagGTAGCCCCTATAACAAAAATTTCGGTTACAAGCTactaaaatgtgtgttttgcaCTCAAACTGCTTTTGTAAtatcagttatttaaatgctttaattgcactgcatgcatttattcctgttaaacatatttgttaatgttaactcTCAAATTAACAGTACCACACAACTCTTGTCTTTCCATGAAAACAGGAAGGACTTCAAGACCTAGCAGTAGTCCTCACAAATCTAGACCGGGAACCGCTAAACTCAGCAGAGCAACACCACGGCCTGCATGGTCCTGATCCTTACATTTTTTCATTCGCTTTCTCTACCCCCAACACTTTCACTTACATGATCTGCTCTGACTGTAAGTAGAAAATATGACTGCAAGTCACAACACCAAACATTCTGGATAAATGCTGCAAAACGGCTTGAGCTCATGGTAATTTGTCAAGATGTGGAGTGAtatcaatttaaatatttgtcgGAATAAAAACACAGCTAAGCATTTGCTGACATGAATTATTTGACAGTGTGCTGCTATATATGAGAGTAAATGAATTCAATCAACATTGTTCGGGGACCATAAAgtgtgacattttcattttcaaaagtacTAGTGCCTATATGTGACAGACAATAAAGACTTTCTATATGTTTAAGCTGTGTTTTGTAAAGCCATTGTTGCTGTTATCAGAATAATTAATTACGTGACATGAAACTGTAAAAATCATGTGAAATAAAGCTTTGTTAGTTAGGGTAATTTTCAGTGTTGATTttcagaaagtgaaagtgatTTGTTTATTGACCCAGCTGTATGACACTTGAATACTTGGCATGCTGGTTTGAAATGATGCACATGCTCAGACAGTGTCCTGTCTGTTACAATGAATGTAACAATGCTAGTTATTCACCTGTCACTCCTAAAGTGCTTTTAAAAAGGCTGACTGACACTTGCTGACAGACTAACAAGCTTATTATGCAAGCACACAGACTGGCACAGTAGTAATTTTTAAGGAGGACTCTGTTAAGTTGTTTGACTCATATTACTGTAACTAGTTACTGTTACTAGCTTTTACTGAGATATTGCTATGATAACAGTTAAcagttattttgatatattttgatAACAGATATATGATGGCAGTTAACAAATCATCATTATTTAATGTGCAttcaacatttagtcattttatttatttttaatgtatttaatataatgttataatataaaatactataattttatattctGTTGTGTTACAATATTGTGATAgttatacactactgtttgaagttagtaagatattttaatgtttttgaaagacgttTTTttagctcaccaaggctgcatttatttgaacaaaaatgcagtaaaaacagtaatattctgaaatattattacaatttaaaacagctcttttcgcttttaatatatttttaaagtgaatTATTTTAGTAGCCATTTTTCCAGTCTTCAATGctacgtgatccttcagaagtcattctaatttCTTGATTTGGTTCTCaagtaacagttttttttattattgtcaatgttaAAAGCAGCTGTTCTGGCCATGATACAGGattcttcgatgaatagaaaattcaaaagaacagcatttgtttgaatttttgactaatttaatgcacccttgatgaataaaagtattgatttctttggaaaagaaaaactcactgaccccaaacttttaacagtagtctatgtactatattttgtgtaatatgAGACTTCAAGAGGTGTTCATAAATTCTGTTAATGTAAATGTTGGTGAATGAGTATGAACTAATATGAGTCCTTTACCATTGCAGaactgggtaacactttattttaaggtccataatacagagtaattacctaattaagtacttagtagtagTCGTTGTACTtgcatgaaacaaaatgtacttaccatgtAACTAAGTTATGGAACAGCCTTTAATTACgttttgtaattatgtagatgtaataggcagctactgttacacatatgtaacaggccgagtctgttacacagctacttgtacacttaagtacaatcttgatatactttattttaagtagcttatgcctctgtaatattctgtaattttaatgtaattagaaaggtattacatgtatttaagcTGTGCTGCTAGATACACAAGAAGTACGCTTCAGTACAATTTTGATACACTTAATTTGAAGTAACTTATGTCTGTGTGCTTACATTTTCAATTACATTGTATAAAGTGTGCAACACATGGAACAGTATTTTGGTTACATATGTAGCTGTGTACAAGTACAACGgctactactaagtacttaattaggtaattactctgtattatgagaccttaaaataaagtgttacccagaACTGATAGAAAacctttgactttttttatattaagatttgtaaaatgtgacagtgagaaatattatgttaaagAAAGAAACCATAAGCACCACAGAAGTtgtattttcagctttattcttaTTAAAAGAACACATAAGGTGGAATACACCACAAGAACAGTCAGCTTTCCAGTGTACAGCCACTTACTTCAGTCCGGCAATAAATGTGTTCAGCTAGCTACAGAAGAGAGGAGCCACTGTAGAACATTATGGattgattcaaataaataaatgagaaaaaaaataatcactttCAACCTGACCAGACTGAAAGTCATTTAAAACTGAGGGGCAGCAGGTagacttaaatatatttacaagtgTTGGGGTGGAGGGTGCAGTCAGTGGCCACCTACGATCACCTGATCTCAGTCCACCCCTGGGCCAGCCTGGCTAAGTACACTTCCCCTACTTCTCCCTGGTTGTTAACACTCTACACAATTAAGACATACACAGCGCTCAGGGTTTCCTTTGGTGGG
This genomic window from Labeo rohita strain BAU-BD-2019 chromosome 1, IGBB_LRoh.1.0, whole genome shotgun sequence contains:
- the ankrd37 gene encoding ankyrin repeat domain-containing protein 37; translated protein: MFLLEAESLDCMSNLFESGFAVNGGLDVSGQSPAHFAACGGQAFCLLWLLQTGADANQQDANGETPMHKAARAGSLECISVLMASDAHFDICNSAGQTAEDIAWSCGFEECGRFLNMHRRTQDLKNASLSSLTERHMLSSTLAGQKRGRTSSSAQDGKKARDW
- the cfap97 gene encoding cilia- and flagella-associated protein 97 isoform X2, which produces MYSPKELEGEVDHSFFDSDCEANEPGSEDGRLKKLKATERQDEKTGKETHVSMDQIGNEAQSVRNSKVEARLEDDSNQSSRGQSEETGYERERQSSEGLFKGSSSLPSAKSLETINNSQSDEGSSVHSYSSDEEREQDDDFKLRKTNSNVNSDDDDDGYHRSDDESEEDVRSPVTRSTKHKGLSHGTPKKSGKFHKLSRSRSSSSDPESSHSSEERSSFPSQKSPLKHQRVGSAYQKERQKEILESEDTVTDVTPLSTPNVSPSQSIDLVLPSKPLAADVQKQQQPSVTEKMVVNDISDGSISSEGEDGPEFLKVEKQLNRVLMVSSPSSVSSSRKNYSFTNEEVREIDRENQRLLRELSRSSARSPRGSSACSKISSHRSSAPPIRLYHSALNRQREQERIQKENLAFLKRLESVKPTPGMTRDEQLADYQRQCRYLGTHNTDVPPVKLKSSKTSGRTSRPSSSPHKSRPGTAKLSRATPRPAWS
- the cfap97 gene encoding cilia- and flagella-associated protein 97 isoform X1: MKYEENKTEKVPLIKVIFRGQTADMYSPKELEGEVDHSFFDSDCEANEPGSEDGRLKKLKATERQDEKTGKETHVSMDQIGNEAQSVRNSKVEARLEDDSNQSSRGQSEETGYERERQSSEGLFKGSSSLPSAKSLETINNSQSDEGSSVHSYSSDEEREQDDDFKLRKTNSNVNSDDDDDGYHRSDDESEEDVRSPVTRSTKHKGLSHGTPKKSGKFHKLSRSRSSSSDPESSHSSEERSSFPSQKSPLKHQRVGSAYQKERQKEILESEDTVTDVTPLSTPNVSPSQSIDLVLPSKPLAADVQKQQQPSVTEKMVVNDISDGSISSEGEDGPEFLKVEKQLNRVLMVSSPSSVSSSRKNYSFTNEEVREIDRENQRLLRELSRSSARSPRGSSACSKISSHRSSAPPIRLYHSALNRQREQERIQKENLAFLKRLESVKPTPGMTRDEQLADYQRQCRYLGTHNTDVPPVKLKSSKTSGRTSRPSSSPHKSRPGTAKLSRATPRPAWS